In one Nitrospira sp. genomic region, the following are encoded:
- a CDS encoding NAD-dependent epimerase/dehydratase family protein, with amino-acid sequence METSHVIPALTRKCVEAKERGDECVVLWGDGSPSREFLHADDAARAIVLAAEHYNAGEPVTVGTGQEITIHALSSLIAEVVGFIGRNVWDTSKPNGQPRRCLEVSRAKHLFGFEARVAFADGIRQTVSWFQANRKTVREVVF; translated from the coding sequence ATGGAGACGTCGCATGTTATTCCCGCATTGACTAGGAAATGCGTGGAGGCAAAAGAACGAGGCGACGAGTGTGTGGTGTTGTGGGGAGATGGTTCACCATCGCGCGAGTTCCTCCATGCCGATGATGCGGCACGCGCGATTGTACTTGCGGCCGAACACTACAACGCGGGTGAGCCGGTCACTGTGGGCACGGGGCAGGAGATCACGATTCATGCCCTCTCGAGTCTGATCGCTGAGGTGGTCGGCTTTATCGGCAGGAATGTGTGGGATACGTCAAAGCCGAATGGGCAGCCACGTCGGTGCCTCGAGGTGAGTCGAGCCAAACACCTATTCGGATTCGAGGCGAGAGTGGCCTTTGCCGACGGGATTCGGCAAACCGTCTCCTGGTTTCAAGCTAATCGAAAGACGGTTCGCGAGGTCGTGTTCTGA
- a CDS encoding NAD-dependent epimerase/dehydratase family protein, with translation MSYWTSKRVLVAGGTGFLGSVVVAQLQQQGCRTIVAPRSRDYDLVDMGAVRSLYQDTALDLVLHLAARVGGIGANQTHAGQFFTTIS, from the coding sequence ATGTCGTATTGGACGAGCAAGCGAGTCCTCGTGGCTGGTGGAACAGGTTTCCTGGGTTCAGTCGTCGTCGCTCAGCTTCAGCAGCAGGGTTGTCGGACCATTGTTGCCCCTCGAAGTCGTGACTACGATCTTGTTGACATGGGAGCCGTTAGGAGTCTGTATCAAGACACGGCACTTGATTTGGTGTTGCATCTCGCGGCTCGAGTGGGTGGAATCGGAGCGAATCAAACTCACGCCGGCCAATTTTTTACGACAATCTCATGA
- the gmd gene encoding GDP-mannose 4,6-dehydratase, producing the protein MKKALITGISGQDGSYLAELLLSKGYEVHGIVRRSSSFNTARIDAIYQDPHVAEPRLRLVYGDLNDASSLNKILRMIQPDEIYNLGAQSHVRVSFDVPEYTAEVTALGTVRLLEAIRESGIQPKFYQASSSEMFGMVQEIPQRESTPFYPRSPYGAAKVYAHWITVNYREAYNLFACSGILFNHESPRRGETFVTRKITRAAARIKLGVQQELFLGNLDAKRDWGFAGDYVNAMWMMLQADQPDDYVIATGETHTVREFLERTFGYLDLDWKQFVKIDPRYYRPTEVDLLIGDASKAKRVLGWEPKVSFEELIVMMVEADLRAERGILEGTRGAR; encoded by the coding sequence GTGAAAAAGGCATTGATTACCGGCATCAGTGGACAGGATGGATCGTATCTCGCAGAGCTGTTGTTGTCGAAGGGATATGAAGTGCATGGCATTGTCCGGCGCTCGAGTTCCTTCAATACCGCCCGAATCGACGCGATCTATCAGGATCCGCACGTCGCTGAACCGAGGTTGCGACTGGTCTACGGAGATCTAAACGACGCAAGCTCATTGAATAAAATTCTGCGCATGATTCAGCCGGATGAAATTTACAATTTAGGTGCACAGAGTCATGTACGTGTGAGCTTCGATGTGCCCGAATACACGGCCGAGGTCACGGCATTGGGAACGGTTCGACTCTTGGAAGCAATTCGGGAGTCGGGTATCCAGCCAAAATTTTATCAGGCGTCATCCAGCGAAATGTTTGGCATGGTGCAGGAGATTCCCCAGCGAGAAAGTACGCCGTTTTACCCACGCAGTCCGTATGGGGCGGCCAAAGTGTATGCCCATTGGATCACGGTGAACTATCGTGAGGCGTACAACCTGTTCGCGTGCAGCGGCATTCTGTTCAACCATGAATCGCCGCGGCGTGGCGAGACGTTCGTCACACGGAAGATCACACGTGCTGCCGCCCGTATCAAATTGGGTGTTCAGCAAGAGCTATTTCTCGGCAATCTGGATGCCAAGCGAGATTGGGGATTTGCCGGTGATTATGTCAACGCAATGTGGATGATGCTGCAGGCAGATCAACCTGATGACTATGTCATTGCCACGGGTGAAACGCACACGGTGCGCGAATTTCTCGAGCGTACCTTCGGGTATCTCGATCTGGATTGGAAACAGTTTGTGAAGATTGACCCACGCTACTATCGGCCTACCGAAGTCGATTTGCTGATCGGTGATGCGTCAAAAGCAAAACGGGTACTGGGATGGGAGCCCAAAGTGTCATTTGAGGAACTGATTGTGATGATGGTCGAAGCTGATCTTCGAGCGGAGCGTGGCATTCTCGAGGGCACGAGAGGGGCACGATAG